ATCCAGGGAATCACTCTCACAGTAAGTGGTACGCTTAATTTCGGAACAGTGGTCGCAGGTACAACCCCGGCGGCCCTGAGCGCCAACACCAACGGCAGTGCACCCCTCTTCACAGCCACCGCCAATGGCGCGACTTCTCTCACGGTTACCTACGGAGCGACGGTTTCTCTGACCGGACCCGGCACTGCACTCACGTTCACTCCGAGTGTGGTCGGCGCCAATTCTTCCAGCAACCAATCGAGTGCTACCAGCGTTGCGTCGGGCTCAACTGTAACGACGAGCGGATCGACGGGGAGCGCGGGACACTACTATTTCTGGCTCGGCGGCTCG
The Candidatus Kryptoniota bacterium DNA segment above includes these coding regions:
- a CDS encoding DUF4402 domain-containing protein — its product is IQGITLTVSGTLNFGTVVAGTTPAALSANTNGSAPLFTATANGATSLTVTYGATVSLTGPGTALTFTPSVVGANSSSNQSSATSVASGSTVTTSGSTGSAGHYYFWLGGSLAAIPAAQTPGTYSGSFTLTVNY